A single region of the Gracilibacillus caseinilyticus genome encodes:
- a CDS encoding metallophosphoesterase family protein, whose protein sequence is MIFLTSKIAIITDIHGNAAALRAVLDDIDQDKQVAHIYCLGDLIGIGHQTNEVLDLLLSRTDISFIRGNHEESVLRILDGKEPLSTGEERKHHYWIAERLDKAFVPALVHMPMTRTQTINGKRFLFLHYHLQEKDQFSPIDWHPSAEKLDMLYQHSKADVICFGHHHIIHHFKSNKKLYLNPGALGCNHQPFAPYAKIQIGNEGQLDISFKEVAYDNKDFLLAFQTLRVPASAYILKNFYGEQHVKWLK, encoded by the coding sequence GTGATTTTCTTAACAAGCAAAATAGCAATAATCACCGATATCCACGGTAATGCTGCAGCGTTACGAGCTGTTTTGGATGATATTGATCAGGATAAACAAGTCGCACATATTTATTGTCTCGGTGATTTAATCGGGATTGGTCATCAAACCAATGAGGTATTGGATTTGTTACTGTCACGTACAGATATTTCTTTTATCAGAGGCAATCATGAAGAGTCTGTATTACGAATCCTCGATGGCAAGGAGCCGCTCAGTACAGGGGAGGAAAGAAAACATCATTATTGGATTGCCGAGCGCTTAGACAAAGCATTCGTTCCCGCTTTAGTACATATGCCGATGACCAGAACGCAAACCATTAACGGAAAGCGTTTTTTATTCCTGCATTATCACTTACAGGAGAAGGACCAATTCTCTCCGATTGATTGGCATCCTTCCGCCGAGAAGCTTGATATGCTCTATCAGCACTCAAAGGCTGATGTGATTTGTTTCGGACACCATCATATTATTCATCACTTCAAATCCAATAAAAAGCTCTACCTGAATCCTGGTGCTTTAGGCTGCAACCACCAACCCTTTGCGCCCTATGCAAAAATACAGATCGGGAATGAAGGGCAATTGGACATTTCCTTCAAGGAAGTAGCCTATGACAACAAAGATTTTTTACTAGCCTTTCAGACCTTACGCGTGCCTGCGAGTGCGTATATATTGAAAAATTTTTATGGGGAACAGCATGTAAAGTGGCTTAAATGA
- a CDS encoding carboxymuconolactone decarboxylase family protein — protein MEKSKYQQGMDKLMEYTLEGNDEVSTHLKISEDLADIAPDVGKYIIEFAYGDIYSRDGLENKQRALVTLASLVTQGTEPQIELHINTGLSAGLTKKEIVESIIQLIPYTGFPRVLNALTIAKKVFAVREEESAE, from the coding sequence ATGGAAAAAAGCAAGTACCAGCAAGGCATGGATAAATTAATGGAATACACACTAGAAGGTAATGATGAGGTGTCCACGCACCTGAAAATTTCAGAGGATTTGGCTGATATCGCACCGGATGTCGGAAAATATATCATCGAGTTTGCATACGGTGACATCTATTCCCGTGATGGACTGGAGAACAAACAACGTGCGCTTGTGACGCTCGCATCCCTTGTTACACAAGGAACCGAGCCACAAATCGAACTACATATTAACACAGGACTTTCAGCAGGACTAACGAAAAAGGAAATTGTCGAGAGCATTATTCAGCTGATTCCATACACAGGTTTTCCTCGTGTCTTAAATGCCCTAACTATTGCGAAAAAGGTGTTCGCGGTAAGAGAGGAAGAAAGTGCTGAATAA
- the nagZ gene encoding beta-N-acetylhexosaminidase, whose protein sequence is MPRARRKKSKNKGIVYLLLIIMVAVVALFILFTQQPTKDDQKQEDTTESETEKPAENTDQIANTIEQIHSAAAKGTVPDIPFVAGETSYQQVQDEWGDPDQSSQVNGAIYAVFADKTIGYQQEMVFDIRSAAGSIQTITYQAITKTLGEPTDTRYFQDDTHNQVILVSHTESGYELKWILPQPSESNENPTVDHISVYTEPSAPSNEKASISSVVAEMSLREKIGQMILAGVSGTTLDADTQNLITEHQIGGFIFYANNLKTPKQTVQLFNQIKRKNEGNRLPLFLSVDQEGGEVERLPGDLISFPTNQEIGERNNAQFSYQVGVLLGQELNAFGFNLDFAPVMDVNSNPDNPIIGNRSFGDNPEVVSKLGVETMKGILSQDIISVIKHFPGHGDTSVDSHLQLPTVNKEVAELEQLELVPFERAIANGADVVMVAHILLPAIDPEYPSSMSRAVITDILRGKLEFDGVIMTDDMTMKAITNNYSIGSAAVQSVKAGNDILLIAHGYNNVAEAIEQVTKAVQQGEISEQRINESVTRVIQLKRKYELTNENVDAVDIDKLNQSIKNVVN, encoded by the coding sequence ATGCCTCGAGCCAGAAGAAAAAAATCAAAAAATAAAGGAATCGTTTACCTTTTATTAATCATAATGGTCGCTGTGGTTGCGCTCTTTATTCTCTTCACACAACAGCCAACAAAGGACGATCAAAAGCAGGAAGACACGACTGAATCCGAAACGGAAAAACCAGCAGAAAATACTGATCAAATCGCTAACACGATCGAACAAATCCATTCTGCAGCTGCAAAAGGAACCGTTCCTGATATCCCTTTTGTTGCAGGAGAAACAAGCTATCAGCAAGTGCAGGACGAATGGGGAGATCCTGATCAATCATCGCAAGTAAATGGTGCAATCTATGCAGTGTTTGCAGACAAAACAATTGGCTATCAGCAGGAGATGGTCTTTGACATTCGCTCTGCGGCAGGGTCCATCCAAACCATTACGTATCAAGCGATTACCAAAACATTAGGAGAACCGACCGATACGCGTTATTTTCAGGATGATACCCATAATCAAGTTATCTTAGTCTCCCACACAGAATCCGGATACGAGCTGAAATGGATTTTACCTCAACCATCTGAATCAAACGAAAATCCGACCGTTGATCATATATCCGTTTATACAGAGCCATCAGCACCCAGTAATGAGAAAGCGAGTATTTCGAGTGTAGTTGCGGAGATGAGCCTGCGTGAAAAAATAGGACAAATGATTCTCGCGGGTGTTTCTGGAACAACACTTGATGCAGATACCCAGAACCTGATCACAGAACATCAAATCGGCGGCTTTATTTTTTACGCGAACAATTTAAAAACACCAAAGCAAACGGTGCAGTTGTTCAATCAGATAAAAAGGAAAAATGAAGGCAATCGACTTCCGCTATTTCTAAGTGTCGATCAGGAGGGCGGGGAGGTTGAGCGATTGCCAGGAGATTTAATCTCTTTTCCTACTAATCAGGAGATTGGCGAGAGAAATAATGCACAGTTTTCCTATCAAGTCGGTGTTCTGTTAGGGCAGGAGTTAAACGCATTCGGATTCAATCTCGATTTCGCCCCGGTCATGGACGTCAACAGTAACCCGGACAATCCGATTATCGGCAACAGATCGTTCGGTGATAATCCAGAAGTCGTCAGTAAGCTCGGGGTGGAGACGATGAAAGGGATTCTGTCGCAGGATATTATCTCTGTGATCAAACATTTCCCGGGACATGGTGATACCTCTGTCGATTCCCATTTGCAGCTTCCAACCGTTAATAAAGAGGTGGCCGAATTAGAACAATTGGAGTTAGTGCCTTTTGAACGGGCAATTGCGAACGGGGCAGACGTAGTGATGGTGGCACACATTTTATTACCTGCGATCGATCCGGAATATCCTTCATCGATGTCACGAGCGGTAATCACAGACATTTTGCGGGGAAAATTGGAATTCGACGGTGTAATCATGACAGATGATATGACGATGAAGGCGATCACCAACAATTATTCGATTGGATCCGCAGCGGTTCAATCAGTGAAAGCGGGCAATGATATTCTGTTGATCGCACACGGCTATAACAATGTCGCAGAAGCCATTGAGCAGGTAACGAAAGCTGTTCAACAAGGTGAAATATCCGAGCAAAGAATAAATGAAAGTGTAACAAGAGTGATCCAATTAAAAAGAAAATATGAGCTGACGAATGAAAACGTGGATGCAGTAGATATCGATAAGTTGAATCAATCGATCAAAAACGTGGTAAATTAA
- a CDS encoding acyl-CoA thioesterase, translating into MEAMKMKDTRVVQTDQVLINDLNNYNSLFGGVLMKKMDACATLSARRHSRVKECVTASTDTVNFIEPILQSDSVCIESFVTNTGKSSMEIFCKVIAENLETGERRFAATAFFTFVALDTNRKPTSVPPVIPVTPEEQYLHETSSERVQIRNAKREQNIALIQKMSLEKPWD; encoded by the coding sequence GTGGAAGCAATGAAAATGAAAGATACTCGAGTTGTGCAAACAGATCAAGTTCTCATAAATGATTTAAATAATTATAATTCCCTTTTCGGTGGCGTTTTAATGAAGAAAATGGATGCATGTGCCACGTTGTCGGCGAGAAGACATTCCAGAGTGAAGGAATGTGTGACGGCATCCACCGATACGGTCAACTTCATCGAACCGATTCTGCAATCTGATTCGGTTTGTATCGAATCGTTTGTGACCAACACAGGAAAAAGCTCGATGGAAATCTTCTGTAAGGTCATCGCGGAGAATTTAGAAACAGGTGAACGCCGCTTTGCTGCAACAGCTTTTTTCACTTTTGTTGCATTAGATACTAATCGCAAGCCGACAAGCGTTCCTCCCGTCATACCAGTCACACCGGAAGAACAATATTTGCACGAGACAAGCAGTGAACGCGTCCAGATTCGAAACGCCAAACGCGAGCAGAACATTGCTTTAATTCAGAAGATGTCGCTGGAAAAACCTTGGGACTAA
- a CDS encoding LysR family transcriptional regulator encodes MDIKHLTYFLEIAKTRSFTQAAENLYITQPALSRAIKSLEAELQNSLFIRTRKKILLTDAGELLHNHAVSIVEKMDKLEEDLHSLHTVHTGHIRIGLPTFIHSFFFSKLIGAFHLEYPAITFQLEENGSKIIENKVMNGQLDCGVIVLSQKNHAIDCVSFVAEPLSAVVHPSHPLADREHIHLDELKDDAFIMFNQDFELRNIILDACNQVGFQPKITSETSQLDFIEEMVASELGITLLPESTSKELSGNVQSLSISQPVVEWNLAFI; translated from the coding sequence ATGGATATTAAACATCTTACATATTTTTTAGAAATAGCGAAGACGAGAAGCTTCACACAGGCTGCCGAGAACCTGTACATCACACAGCCAGCTCTCAGTCGTGCTATTAAATCACTGGAAGCAGAATTGCAGAACTCCCTGTTTATTCGAACAAGGAAGAAGATTCTGTTAACCGATGCCGGAGAATTATTACATAACCACGCGGTTTCCATTGTAGAGAAAATGGACAAATTAGAGGAGGATCTCCATTCTCTCCACACCGTTCATACCGGGCATATCCGAATCGGACTTCCGACTTTCATTCATTCTTTTTTCTTCTCGAAATTAATCGGTGCTTTTCATCTCGAATATCCTGCGATTACTTTTCAACTGGAAGAGAATGGCTCAAAAATTATCGAAAACAAGGTCATGAACGGACAATTAGATTGCGGCGTCATCGTACTGAGTCAGAAAAATCATGCGATCGATTGTGTATCCTTTGTCGCCGAACCTTTGTCCGCGGTTGTGCATCCTTCCCATCCTCTGGCAGACCGCGAGCATATACACTTGGATGAATTGAAAGACGATGCCTTCATCATGTTTAATCAGGATTTTGAATTACGCAATATTATACTCGATGCATGCAATCAAGTAGGATTCCAGCCAAAAATCACGTCCGAAACATCGCAATTGGATTTCATTGAAGAAATGGTCGCTTCTGAACTTGGCATTACCTTATTGCCGGAAAGCACTAGCAAAGAATTGTCTGGCAATGTCCAAAGCCTCTCGATCTCACAGCCTGTCGTGGAATGGAATTTAGCGTTCATCTGA
- the thpD gene encoding ectoine hydroxylase: MKDFYHSRIKGMPSIVERKEPIIHGSTAEDGPLAQKELDFYEKNGYLFKQNFFSEEEVKALQKELQRNMHDNQTSDEPYVVRESEGDEIRSVFDVHHNDAFFEDLSSHERIVNIAQQLLGSQVYINQSRINFKPGFKGKGFYWHSDFETWHMEDGMPNMRAVSCSIILTDNYSYNGPLLLIPGSHNYFVQCVGETPEDHFKQSLKMQSLGVPDHDSINWLLEKGGRIDSATGPAGSVLFFESNTMHGSNGNISPLPRSNVFFVFNSIENKLVEPFANVPARPDFVANRTNIKPIEPKAFDLGKKSASVY; encoded by the coding sequence ATGAAAGATTTCTATCATTCCAGAATTAAAGGCATGCCTTCTATTGTGGAGAGAAAGGAACCCATCATTCACGGCTCAACAGCGGAGGACGGTCCTTTAGCGCAAAAGGAATTGGATTTTTATGAGAAAAATGGTTATTTATTTAAGCAAAACTTCTTCTCAGAGGAAGAGGTAAAGGCCTTGCAGAAGGAGTTACAGCGCAACATGCATGACAACCAAACCTCTGATGAGCCATATGTCGTTCGCGAATCGGAAGGCGATGAGATTCGTTCCGTCTTTGATGTCCATCACAATGATGCATTCTTTGAGGATTTATCGTCACATGAACGGATCGTCAACATTGCCCAGCAATTACTCGGAAGTCAGGTTTACATAAACCAGTCGCGGATTAATTTTAAACCTGGCTTTAAAGGAAAGGGATTTTATTGGCATTCCGATTTTGAAACATGGCACATGGAAGATGGCATGCCTAACATGCGTGCGGTTAGCTGCAGTATTATTCTAACCGATAACTATTCCTATAATGGCCCGTTATTATTAATCCCTGGTTCCCACAACTATTTCGTCCAATGTGTTGGGGAAACACCGGAAGATCATTTCAAGCAGTCGTTAAAAATGCAAAGTCTTGGTGTACCAGATCATGATAGTATTAACTGGTTATTAGAAAAAGGCGGCAGAATCGACAGCGCGACAGGACCAGCCGGCTCAGTATTGTTCTTCGAATCGAATACGATGCATGGTTCGAACGGCAATATTTCGCCGTTACCGCGTAGTAATGTCTTCTTCGTTTTTAACAGTATCGAAAATAAGTTAGTTGAACCATTCGCGAATGTGCCGGCAAGACCGGATTTTGTCGCGAATCGAACGAATATAAAACCGATTGAACCGAAAGCATTTGATCTTGGGAAGAAGAGCGCTTCGGTGTATTGA
- a CDS encoding LamG-like jellyroll fold domain-containing protein has protein sequence MITSWKKVSIIGLLLILTLPITVLGDEQEGPINFDRASVHDPSIIKAKDGTYYVFGSHIAVAESNDLSNWNSIVDQEYQTPENNPIYGNLSENLAESFEWAGEDDADSTGGYAVWAPDIFWNKDYVWEDGSTGAYMLYYSVSSTYIRSAIGIAVSKNVEGPFEYTDTIMYSGFTNKESYDANSDVNKHWENTNISELIEDGTIKEANPDWFTEEGNFNNALYTNAIDANILYDENGDLYMTYGSWSGGTYILELDKETGTPIYPGEDGTTEDGRMIDRYFGTKIAGGYGRSGEGTYAVYDEETGYYYLYITYGGLASDGGYQMRQFRSESIDGPYVDAAGNEAVFPESFDNGVGNFPGNDDHKNIGNKMMGNFLFKRDYGEEGTGIGTGYMAPGHNSYLIDEELGKEFIVTHTRFPQEGEMHQVRVHQTFKNSDEWPVPTPYHYAGEEIEAVSEADVTGDYKYINHGKEITGELTESTWVQLNEDHTLSGAVTGTWELYDDYRVAITVDDKTYDGVFIRQYDPTSEEWVMTFSAMSDEGVVIWGSHTESKDDQEVVDGVKQELSESLPERAISDLNLPTMATQGTEITWESSHPELISTEGVVHRPSSDSEDANVELTATISLGEVTETFTVTVTVPAREEGGLSAYYDFSDGFSDRSGNQEDATVTGDRINNTGGEITFAEGIAGQAAKFDGTSGLKLANGLIASDQYSISLWMKPEEITEFTTAFFGARTENNWISVVPNAQSVTKVWAHNGDDWYDAASDSIIPAGEWSHFAFTVDEGKATVYINGEEKFSDGNFPDVFTTENAQFSLGVNFWDTPFKGLMDEVRVYDGLVLPAEEVQALYDNPGAEEEDDSEDKEDEDKDEDEEDVQEDKETVIGNLDDLAKDQNTYQAEVDKKKTIIKKEVVDQLKDTDYIVLQMENVHVKIPVSILKGKDDIAFELGEVSDTLQAKYDNAVSDFYDFTLTSNGEAISLDSPVTLTFNVDKEKISNWESLKVAYIDENGEQKEEIVPTSVNKETAEVVADVEHFSIYGVLQVADEGTNGGGSTDDGAESGTDDPGSDGDETDGNGATENGGDAGDDGQSTGGETLPETATNQYNLLVMGVLFIVAGAGVFFIVRKRKHMAN, from the coding sequence ATGATTACAAGTTGGAAAAAAGTATCTATTATTGGTCTTTTATTAATCTTAACACTCCCGATAACCGTACTTGGAGACGAGCAAGAGGGACCAATCAATTTTGACCGTGCTTCTGTACATGATCCATCTATTATTAAAGCGAAGGATGGCACGTATTACGTGTTCGGTTCCCACATCGCCGTTGCGGAATCCAATGATTTAAGCAACTGGAATTCGATCGTGGATCAGGAATACCAAACGCCTGAAAATAACCCAATCTATGGCAACTTATCTGAAAATCTCGCAGAATCATTCGAATGGGCAGGGGAAGATGATGCCGATAGTACAGGCGGTTATGCTGTCTGGGCACCAGATATTTTCTGGAACAAAGACTATGTTTGGGAAGATGGTTCCACAGGTGCTTATATGCTGTATTACAGTGTTTCTTCCACTTATATCCGCTCAGCTATTGGTATCGCGGTATCTAAGAATGTGGAAGGTCCATTTGAATACACGGACACGATTATGTACTCCGGGTTTACCAATAAAGAAAGCTATGATGCGAATAGTGATGTGAATAAACATTGGGAAAATACGAATATTTCTGAACTGATCGAGGATGGTACGATCAAGGAGGCCAATCCGGACTGGTTTACCGAAGAAGGCAACTTCAACAACGCGCTTTATACGAATGCGATCGATGCCAATATTCTCTATGATGAGAATGGGGACCTGTATATGACATACGGCTCCTGGTCAGGCGGTACGTATATTTTAGAATTGGATAAAGAAACAGGTACACCGATCTATCCAGGCGAAGATGGCACAACGGAAGACGGCAGAATGATTGATCGCTACTTTGGTACGAAAATTGCTGGTGGCTACGGACGATCTGGTGAGGGAACGTATGCCGTTTACGATGAAGAAACCGGTTATTATTACCTTTACATTACGTATGGTGGACTAGCTTCTGATGGCGGCTATCAAATGCGCCAGTTCCGGTCAGAAAGTATTGATGGTCCGTATGTAGATGCTGCTGGAAACGAAGCTGTTTTTCCTGAAAGCTTCGATAATGGTGTAGGTAATTTCCCAGGGAATGATGATCATAAAAATATTGGGAATAAGATGATGGGGAACTTCCTGTTTAAACGAGACTATGGTGAAGAAGGTACAGGAATTGGTACCGGATATATGGCGCCTGGTCACAACTCGTATTTAATTGATGAAGAGCTTGGAAAAGAATTCATTGTGACACATACACGTTTTCCACAGGAAGGGGAAATGCATCAGGTTCGTGTGCACCAAACGTTTAAAAATAGTGATGAATGGCCAGTGCCAACGCCGTATCACTATGCAGGAGAAGAAATCGAAGCAGTTTCCGAAGCAGACGTTACCGGGGACTACAAATATATCAACCATGGCAAAGAAATTACCGGTGAGCTAACCGAATCGACATGGGTGCAATTAAATGAAGACCATACACTTTCTGGTGCTGTTACAGGAACATGGGAGCTGTATGATGATTACCGTGTGGCGATCACTGTCGACGATAAAACATACGATGGTGTGTTCATCCGCCAATATGATCCGACATCCGAGGAATGGGTCATGACGTTTAGCGCGATGTCTGATGAAGGTGTGGTGATCTGGGGGAGTCATACCGAAAGTAAAGACGATCAAGAAGTAGTAGATGGCGTGAAACAGGAATTAAGCGAAAGTCTTCCCGAACGCGCTATTTCTGACCTGAACCTACCAACAATGGCAACGCAGGGAACGGAAATCACATGGGAGTCCTCTCATCCAGAATTGATCTCAACGGAAGGTGTTGTCCATCGACCGTCATCTGATTCGGAGGATGCCAATGTAGAATTGACAGCGACGATTTCGTTAGGAGAGGTGACGGAAACATTCACGGTAACAGTAACCGTTCCGGCAAGAGAAGAAGGTGGATTGTCCGCCTATTATGACTTCAGTGATGGTTTCTCAGATCGTTCAGGTAATCAGGAGGATGCAACTGTCACAGGGGATCGGATCAATAACACTGGCGGAGAGATTACCTTTGCAGAAGGTATCGCCGGTCAGGCAGCGAAATTTGATGGTACATCAGGATTAAAGCTGGCGAATGGGTTAATTGCCAGTGATCAGTATTCGATCTCACTATGGATGAAGCCAGAGGAAATCACGGAATTCACGACCGCCTTTTTCGGTGCAAGAACGGAAAATAACTGGATAAGCGTTGTGCCGAATGCACAGAGTGTTACCAAGGTATGGGCTCATAATGGGGATGACTGGTATGATGCAGCATCCGATTCGATTATTCCTGCAGGAGAGTGGTCACATTTCGCTTTTACCGTTGATGAAGGCAAAGCAACCGTCTATATCAATGGCGAAGAAAAGTTCTCGGATGGAAATTTTCCTGATGTCTTTACAACAGAAAATGCCCAATTCAGTTTAGGTGTCAACTTCTGGGATACACCATTTAAAGGGTTGATGGATGAGGTTCGTGTCTATGATGGTTTAGTCCTTCCGGCAGAAGAAGTACAGGCATTATATGACAATCCTGGAGCAGAAGAAGAGGATGATTCAGAAGACAAGGAAGACGAAGATAAAGATGAAGATGAAGAAGACGTGCAGGAAGATAAGGAAACGGTAATCGGGAATCTGGATGATTTAGCAAAAGATCAGAATACCTACCAAGCGGAAGTCGACAAGAAGAAGACGATTATCAAAAAAGAAGTAGTGGATCAGCTGAAGGATACCGATTATATTGTCTTACAAATGGAGAACGTCCATGTGAAAATCCCGGTATCTATCTTAAAAGGTAAAGATGATATTGCATTCGAATTAGGTGAGGTATCAGATACGCTTCAAGCGAAATATGATAATGCTGTCAGTGACTTCTATGACTTCACGCTAACATCTAATGGCGAAGCGATCAGTCTGGATTCACCAGTAACGCTAACATTCAACGTCGATAAAGAAAAAATCTCAAATTGGGAATCTCTCAAAGTAGCGTATATTGACGAGAATGGCGAACAAAAAGAGGAAATCGTGCCAACCAGCGTGAATAAAGAAACCGCTGAGGTAGTGGCAGATGTCGAGCACTTCAGTATTTATGGCGTATTGCAAGTAGCGGATGAAGGTACAAATGGTGGAGGTTCCACAGACGACGGAGCTGAAAGTGGAACAGATGATCCAGGGTCTGACGGAGACGAAACAGATGGTAATGGTGCCACAGAAAATGGTGGTGACGCAGGCGATGACGGTCAATCCACCGGAGGAGAAACACTGCCAGAGACGGCGACCAACCAATACAATTTGCTGGTAATGGGTGTCCTGTTCATTGTAGCAGGTGCTGGTGTGTTTTTCATAGTAAGAAAGAGAAAACATATGGCAAATTAA
- a CDS encoding 2-isopropylmalate synthase gives MFDHQKYEKQYFLPPTVSYDWVKKETIEKAPTWCSVDLRDGNQALPIPMNLEEKLEMFQFLVDIGFKEIEVAFPAASDTEFNLLRTLIEHNMIPDDVTIMVITQAREHIIRRTFEAVQGASKAIVHLYNSTSEAQRRQVFRKTKDEIKQIAVDGAILVKKLAEETEGNFYFQYSPESFPGTEVDYALDICNSVLDIWKPTPEHQAIINIPTTVENAMPHIFASQIEYIHKNLSYRDGVRLSIHPHNDRGCGVSDAEFGVLAGAERVEGTLFGIGERTGNVDLVTLAMNMYSQGYDPKLNFNNLEAIRKKYEGLTRTAVYERQPYSGDLVFTAFSGSHQDAISKCMKYRKENQIEKWDVPYIPVDPMDLGRNYQTDVIRINSQSGKGGIGYILETNYGIKLPYKMNEEMGYATKKVSDQTNRELVSEEIYQVFKEQYIDYCPHFQLIDYRFEKGEKREVTLTLQQTNQSMELQGEGTGSLDAVSNALKIAFHLDYELEVYEQHSLGKDSLAEACAQIGISHKGQMYWGAGIDEDIMRASVQALVVAVNRLLAAN, from the coding sequence ATGTTTGATCATCAAAAATACGAAAAGCAATACTTTTTGCCACCAACTGTTTCTTATGACTGGGTGAAGAAAGAAACGATAGAGAAAGCTCCGACATGGTGCAGTGTGGACCTGCGGGATGGAAATCAGGCGTTGCCGATACCGATGAATTTAGAAGAAAAGCTGGAAATGTTTCAATTTTTAGTAGATATCGGTTTTAAAGAAATAGAAGTTGCATTTCCAGCTGCCTCTGATACAGAATTTAATCTGTTGCGGACACTGATTGAACATAATATGATTCCTGATGATGTCACGATTATGGTGATCACGCAGGCAAGAGAGCACATTATCCGCAGAACGTTTGAAGCGGTTCAAGGTGCGTCCAAAGCCATTGTCCATTTATACAATTCGACTTCAGAAGCACAGCGGAGACAGGTCTTCAGGAAAACCAAGGATGAGATCAAGCAAATTGCTGTAGACGGAGCCATTTTAGTAAAAAAACTGGCAGAGGAAACAGAAGGCAATTTTTATTTCCAATACAGTCCGGAAAGTTTTCCAGGAACAGAAGTGGATTATGCGTTAGATATATGTAATAGTGTGTTAGATATTTGGAAGCCAACACCTGAGCATCAAGCCATTATCAATATTCCGACAACAGTAGAGAATGCGATGCCTCATATTTTTGCAAGTCAAATTGAATATATTCATAAAAACCTATCTTATCGTGATGGTGTCAGGTTATCCATTCATCCACATAATGACCGCGGCTGTGGGGTGAGTGATGCGGAGTTTGGTGTTCTTGCTGGTGCAGAAAGAGTAGAAGGAACCTTGTTCGGCATAGGAGAACGTACTGGAAATGTCGATCTTGTTACTTTGGCAATGAATATGTATTCCCAAGGATATGACCCCAAATTGAATTTTAATAACTTAGAAGCGATTCGTAAAAAATATGAAGGACTGACAAGAACGGCAGTATATGAAAGACAGCCATATTCCGGCGATCTTGTTTTTACAGCATTTTCTGGATCACATCAAGATGCTATCTCCAAATGCATGAAATACCGGAAGGAAAACCAGATAGAAAAATGGGATGTGCCGTATATTCCAGTGGATCCCATGGATTTGGGGCGAAATTATCAAACCGATGTCATTCGGATAAACAGCCAGTCCGGCAAAGGCGGGATCGGGTATATCCTCGAAACAAATTACGGCATTAAGCTTCCGTATAAAATGAATGAAGAAATGGGATATGCCACGAAAAAAGTATCAGATCAGACAAATAGAGAGTTGGTTTCCGAGGAAATCTACCAAGTCTTTAAAGAGCAGTATATTGATTATTGCCCACATTTCCAACTGATTGATTACCGCTTTGAAAAAGGAGAGAAACGGGAAGTTACCTTGACATTACAACAAACCAATCAGAGCATGGAATTACAAGGAGAAGGTACTGGAAGCTTAGATGCAGTCAGCAATGCACTTAAGATAGCTTTTCATCTTGATTATGAACTGGAAGTGTATGAGCAGCATTCCTTAGGAAAAGATTCTCTGGCAGAAGCCTGCGCACAGATCGGGATCTCACATAAAGGGCAAATGTATTGGGGTGCTGGAATTGATGAGGATATTATGAGGGCTTCGGTGCAGGCATTAGTGGTCGCAGTTAATAGACTGTTAGCTGCTAACTAG
- a CDS encoding DUF488 domain-containing protein, with amino-acid sequence MQIKRIYEQPAETDNIRILVDRVWPRGVSKKNAKLDLWLKEIGPSPSLRKWFGHDPDKFAAFRTEYLQELRDDDEKRKALAKLKDCYEEHNGEITLLFATKELQYNHVVILKEQLETA; translated from the coding sequence ATGCAAATAAAAAGAATCTACGAACAACCAGCCGAAACCGATAATATTCGCATACTAGTCGACCGCGTCTGGCCAAGAGGCGTCTCAAAAAAGAATGCGAAGCTGGACTTATGGCTGAAAGAAATTGGCCCATCGCCCAGTCTCCGTAAATGGTTCGGTCATGATCCAGATAAGTTTGCTGCATTTCGAACAGAATATCTGCAGGAATTAAGAGATGACGATGAGAAGAGAAAAGCGTTGGCGAAGTTAAAGGACTGTTACGAGGAGCATAACGGAGAGATCACGCTCCTTTTTGCAACGAAAGAGCTGCAGTATAACCATGTGGTAATCTTAAAGGAGCAGCTTGAAACAGCATAA